One Gordonia pseudamarae genomic window, CCCCGGGCAGCCGTACGGGGGCCAGTACCCGCCGCAGACGCCACCCGCGAAGAAGCGCAAGAAGTGGCCGTGGATCCTCGGCGGCATCATCCTGCTGTTCGTCGCCATGTTCGGCGGCTGCATGGCCCTCATCGGCGGAGCCGCCAACGAGATCGACAAGGAGATCAACCGCGAGATCGCCGTCACCTACCGGGTCACCGGCACCGGAAGCGGCTCGATCACCTGGACCGACAAGGACTTCAACATGGCACAGGAAACCGACGCGTCCCTGCCGTGGGAAAAGCAGGTCACCATCTCCGGCTTCGGCAAAACCGCGTCACTGAGCGTCACCAACAGCAGCGACGACGGTGCCACATCGACCTGCGAGATCATCGTCGACGGCCAGGTCAAATACACCCAGACCGCCAAGGGCGCGTACGCGAGCGCGCACTGCTCGGGCAGCGTCGGCTGACCCCGTCG contains:
- a CDS encoding MmpS family transport accessory protein, which gives rise to MTTNEPPQNPQQPYPQDGYPQSGYPQQPYPGQPYGGQYPPQTPPAKKRKKWPWILGGIILLFVAMFGGCMALIGGAANEIDKEINREIAVTYRVTGTGSGSITWTDKDFNMAQETDASLPWEKQVTISGFGKTASLSVTNSSDDGATSTCEIIVDGQVKYTQTAKGAYASAHCSGSVG